CAGATTTGCTTCAGCGTACCAACATGCATAATGCCAAATCAGTTTCAACTCCCATGTCCACCTCCACTAAATTATCAGCACTAGATGGAGTGACCTTTGAAGACCCTCTCTTATACCGTCGTGTAGTTGGTAGCCtacaatatatttcttttactcGTCTCGACATTTCCTTTGCGGTTAATAAAGTTTGTCAATTCATGCATTCACCAAAAATTCCACATTGACAAACTGTGAAAAGAATTCTTCGCTACCTAAAACACACTTCTAATTTTGGTCTTCACTtcacttcatcttcatcttttacACTTTCTGATGCTGATTGAGCAGGTTGTCCGGATGAAAAGAAGTCCACGAGAGGTTTTTGTGTCTATTATGGTTCACATCTTGTATCATGGGGATCCAAAAAGTAACCCACCATTGCTAGATCATCAACCAAAGCCGAGTATAAGGTTGTTGCAAATACAGCCTGTGAGATCATTTGGATTCAATCTCTTTTAAAAGAGCTTGGAGTTTTTTTGTCTACACCACCCACATTATGGTGTGACAACTTGGGAGCTACATACCTTTCGGTAAATCCTGTCATGCATGCTCGTACTAAAAATATGTTGAGTTGGATTATCAttttgtgagagagagttgcagcCAAAACTCTTCAAGTCTGTTTTGTTTCCAGCAGAGACCAAATTTCAGATATTCTGACTAAGCCGTTGTCTATTTCTCGGTTGCTCAACTTCGGTCAAGTCTCACCATTTGCCAGGTGTTACTTGGATCGAGGGGGGCTGTTAAGGAAAAGATTCAAGAGCATACAAGTGCTGCACCAGCAGACAATATTTCTGTACTAGCAGCAGAAGACAAGGCCAATGACTCTGCCATAGCCGCACCAGTCTGCCATAGCCGCAACAAATCATTCTCCTGTAAACAGCATACTCTAGAATAAAGTAGAATCAGATTGCTAGAATATTTTGTACAGCTGTCATCAGATATATGGAAGAGGTTGTTATTATACTGGTCTATAAAAAGGCTGTAAGCAGTGCAAGAAGTATTATTCGAACAAGTGAATGAAAAGGAGGTTTTTCAGAACTTTTCTCAAGCATCTTTTATGCACTGTGGTTTTGCTTGCTTAAACAGTCCTCCACGTGAAAACTGGCAGCACCATCCCCAAAGCTTTTTTCTTGCtcgtgatttttatttttggaagtcTGATGTTTACAGTTTTGGAGTGATCCCGTGGGAGCTTGTAACCATGCAACAACCTTGGAGTGGACTTAGCCCTGCACAGGTAATCTATGAGGATCAAGATCATCTATAGAGTTTACTTTTGAACGTTTGTTTCTGCTTTTGACCCGTTAATCTTCCATATCAGTAAACACATTGAATTTGATCGTGCACACTTTCAGGTTGTTGGGAGCTGTTGCTTTCCAAAACAGAAGGCCAGCTATCCCTCAGAATGTCTCCCCAGTCTTGGCTTCCCTAATTGAATTCAGCTGGGCTGAGTAAGTGTGCCTGAAGCCACTAGCCAATTTCTAGTatttcaatcatattttaaattttttgagtttccagatttgagtttttaattaatttcttgggGATACACAAGAACATCACTGCATGGCTTCATGCCGAACATGCAGCTTATCCAACAAAGCATGCCTAGCTTGCACTCTTAACCTTGTACACAACGTGGGAGTCTTGTATGCCATCATATCGACATGTCATTGGCTTCCGAGTAGCGAATATAACAcgaaacaaaatttaatattcatataagAATTTGGCCAATATAATGCTTGACATAATTTTGCATGCATGTACACTTAATTTTTTGGAAGTTCGTGGATGCATTTTGTCCAGTgacttgttaattttaaaatcttggTTGAATTCTAACGGGTTTCTTACTTTGCTTGGCAGTGATTCTGTTCAGCGCCCATCTTTTGCTAGTATAGTTCAATCCCTGAAGAAGTTGCTTAAGTCTCCAGTGCAGTTAATACAGATGGGTGGGAACGTAACCTAGCTAGGGGGTACTCCACCCAATGTCACtccataatatataatatatatatatatatatcaatatgaaACATTCTCCAATACCCCAAGCTGATTTGGAGTCGAATAACCAAATAGATTCAACCTTTTTGGTGGTTGACAACTATATCTAGCTGTGTTGCTTGTCTAAcccattccaaaaaaaaaaaaaaacaaaagaggcaATTATACCCACCAAGCTGAAACCTTTACGTAAGATGCAGAGAAGTGTCTTTTGCATTTACAATGGGTTTTTGAGTGGAGACAGCCTTGATCTTATTAAGCTATTCTCATTCAAATTCGGAATTAACTAAATAGGTATGCATTAATCTCTTTATTGTGGCATGCTAGCTGCGTCTGGAATCGGTATGTTCTCGCATCATGCTCTTTGCTGAGTTTTGACGTTGTAATAATGCAATCGAGTACTTCCTTCCTTCCTACCTACCAAGATTGAAGGCAGTGGAATCtgataaaaattactttttctttGTAAGTTGTGCTTCTCATGCTGTCTGGTTTGCCATCTAACAGTACGTAGTTTTGCAGAGCATATTTTCACTACAAAACACTGTACGTGGAAGCAATTGACTAGCTGTTACAATCGTAGAAATGATCGATATTCGTATCTCTCTCGCTCTGTCTCCCTTCTAACAACAACTagttctccatctctctcttgtTCTTTTATGCATTCAATAGGAATAATATTGCATAACATACACTAAGGCCtcgttcactttcacaaaatttttcatcttatctcatctaatcattacaattttttcaaatttccatacaaaatataataaacaattcaattttttcaaatcttgaaacaaaaataatattaaaaaaatatattctaataatattttattataactttcaatttttatctcatctcatttctgaaaacaaataaggCCTAAAACAACTAGAAGTATACTGTATGTGAATAATGGGAATATGTCATAAACATAAACCAGATGAAATAGATGCGAACCAGATGATATTTCATAATTTCTCACAACTTATGTtatgtgaatattgcataacaTACGCTAAAAAACAGAGACAGattgacacacacacacaccaacatgGAAGTTCATCGAACAACAAGACGCTCAACCTTATAACAAGCATTTCATGATTGAGTTTCACTGTCTTCAATCAGATGCAAGAGTGAAACTGTATGTAGGGGCTTAGCTGAAGGCTTCCTGTCGGAAACAAAATCTTGGGACACACGTTTCATTGTAGGCCGAGATTTTGGTTTGGTGCGTAGGCATGCAAGTGCTATTGTAGCAACAAAGCAAATATCTTGTGCAACTCGATGATTTGGAGCTGGTAACCGTTGGTCTAACATTTCATGTAACATCACGTTTTGATATGGTAATGATGATAATAAAGTCAAGAGTTCTCCCGGATGTCTTCCCATTAATATTTCCAGGGCCACTACTCCAAAGCTATAAACATCGCATTTTTCAGTAACCACCATGGTATATGCCAGTTCTgcatagaaagaaaagaaaattgaaaactacTGAAAAGTATAatgcatttctttttcttctttctgtctttttatttttcaagtttttctttaacaaacttatcaaaacttgtGATCACTAGAAATTTTCTAGCTAGAGGAAGTGATTAACACGGCTAATGTGGTAGTCTGTAGATATgcattaaaattaacaaatagaaCCATAACCTCAAAATCATGCATATCCCCAACTAGCATGAGTAGATGGAAACCCATTCGTGCCGAACAATTGGAATGAGTGAAATAAATAAACCATTAAAGACATCTAAGTTATTGCAAAAAAGGGAAGAATTTACCTGGAGCGATGTAACCGTAAGTTCCGACAAGTAATGTTTGATTGGAAGAATCAAGATGAAGAAGTTTAGCAGTACCAAAGTCAGAGACAAATGGTTCAAATTTAGAGTTCAAAAGGATATTGTTGCTTGATATATCTCGGTGAACAATTGCTGGTATGCATTCATGATGCATGTAAGATAAGGCATGTGCTGTGCATTTGATGATGTTCACCCTCTTATTCCAATCCAGTTCCAGAGCCTCAGTATCATCTCTTAGCACACAAAATAGGCTTCCCCTTTCCATATACTCATAGACTAAAAACATGCATTGTTTATGTAAACAAAAACCATGAAGTTTTATAATGTTTCGATGTCGAATCTCTGTCAGCACCTTTACCTCGTTCTGAAAACTCTTATCAAAAGTTGCGTTCTCAGCCTCTAATCGATGAAGTTTCTTCAAGGCAACCACTTTACCGCCAGGTAATTCGGCTTTGTAAACACTACCATAACCACCGGTTCCAATACAATATCTAATGTCAAAGTCCTCGGTTGCTTTAAGGATGTCTTCATATGCAATGTGTCCATCGTAATTCCATACCGAGAACAAGTTCCCATTCTTTGTTTCTATCGAATTTGGTTTAGTTTGCTTAAACATGCGTCGACAAAGGAGTAAAACCCCAATAGCAAAGAGAATAAGGAAGAAGATTGGGATGGGaacaaaaatttttattctGGTTGATTTTTCACTCGAAACAATTGCGGGAGAGGTACTTGCAAGGCAAGGAGGGATACCGTTGAAGTTACCACACAGATTCTTGTTGCCAATTAATGCGAAAGAGGTACGACTCTGATACCCGTCGGGAATTTTTCCGGTAAGATTATTGTAACTGAGATCCAAGAAATTTAAATACGGTAAACTCCAAAATTCAAAAGGGATTTCTCCGCTGAGAAAGTTATGACTAAGGCCAATAGATTTTATCGAACGTATATAACGAATTTGACCGGGAATGTTTCCAGTTAAGGAGTTGTTGCTCAATAATAAGTGCTCCAAGACTTGGAAATTGGCTAGATCAACTGAAATTGAACCAGTGAGATTATTACCTTCTAGATTCAGATGTGTCAACTTCTTCAAACTCCCTAATTGTACTGGAATAGAACCATTGATTTGATTCCTAGCAAGGAACAGAGTTTGCAAATTAGTTAAATTGCCAATAGTTGAAGGGATTTGACCAATAAGGATGTTATTACTCAGGTCCAAACCGACAAGACCCTTTAGAAGCCCTATTTTTGACGGTATAAGACCAGTGAATTGATTAGAAGACATGTCCAAAAAGGTGAGATTGgttaaaaatggaagagaagaagGGATTGCTCCTTTGAAGTTGTTTCCCTTCAGATCTAATTGAATGAGTTTGCTCAGATTACCTATTTCCTTGGGTATGGAGCCATTGAAGTTGTTTTCAGAGAGAATCAAATGGGTGAGATTGGTTAAAAGCAGAAGAGAAGAAGGGATTGCTCCGATGAAGTTGTTTCCCTTCAGATCTAATTGAATGAGTTTGTTCAGATTTCCTAATTCTTTGGTTACGGAGCCATTGAAGTTGT
This genomic interval from Juglans microcarpa x Juglans regia isolate MS1-56 chromosome 4D, Jm3101_v1.0, whole genome shotgun sequence contains the following:
- the LOC121260273 gene encoding serine/threonine-protein kinase CTR1-like, with the translated sequence MDLLKGAKPALLPRDFISKKLDIHNAFLHGELEEAIYMRQPPGFVNPDFPTRVYSTLISNFIAALGTAFPVKDLGKLYYFLGIEVCRNQQGCPDEKKSTRGFCVYYGSHLVSWGSKKLLGAVAFQNRRPAIPQNVSPVLASLIEFSWADDSVQRPSFASIVQSLKKLLKSPVQLIQMGGNVT
- the LOC121259702 gene encoding MDIS1-interacting receptor like kinase 2-like, whose amino-acid sequence is MAHSPSISTAWALCILFYGAYFDTMIDLVAASGSSSSALELEAKTLRESGWWPSHNASDSSGPCEWDGITCNAGRSVTVINLDSVTLGSKLKLNFSYLPNLVSLRLSQTNLQGSIPSEIGFLSKLIFLDLSYNNLVGFIPPEIGLLSKLTGMYVTFNDLTGNFPPSLTNLTEIEVLDVSSNHLTGFIPNSFGNMSKLVALDLSNNNFTGPIPSSLGLLPNITHLLLSVNNFNGFVPKEIGNLSKLILLNMKGNSFIGPIHSSLLLLTNLTHLLISGNNFNGSVTKELGNLNKLIQLDLKGNNFIGAIPSSLLLLTNLTHLILSENNFNGSIPKEIGNLSKLIQLDLKGNNFKGAIPSSLPFLTNLTFLDMSSNQFTGLIPSKIGLLKGLVGLDLSNNILIGQIPSTIGNLTNLQTLFLARNQINGSIPVQLGSLKKLTHLNLEGNNLTGSISVDLANFQVLEHLLLSNNSLTGNIPGQIRYIRSIKSIGLSHNFLSGEIPFEFWSLPYLNFLDLSYNNLTGKIPDGYQSRTSFALIGNKNLCGNFNGIPPCLASTSPAIVSSEKSTRIKIFVPIPIFFLILFAIGVLLLCRRMFKQTKPNSIETKNGNLFSVWNYDGHIAYEDILKATEDFDIRYCIGTGGYGSVYKAELPGGKVVALKKLHRLEAENATFDKSFQNEVKVLTEIRHRNIIKLHGFCLHKQCMFLVYEYMERGSLFCVLRDDTEALELDWNKRVNIIKCTAHALSYMHHECIPAIVHRDISSNNILLNSKFEPFVSDFGTAKLLHLDSSNQTLLVGTYGYIAPELAYTMVVTEKCDVYSFGVVALEILMGRHPGELLTLLSSLPYQNVMLHEMLDQRLPAPNHRVAQDICFVATIALACLRTKPKSRPTMKRVSQDFVSDRKPSAKPLHTVSLLHLIEDSETQS